A window of Christiangramia forsetii KT0803 contains these coding sequences:
- a CDS encoding DUF3347 domain-containing protein, whose product MKMKVRSLITMSLIAGSLILSSCADSKKEKEETVAEDHHEMSQDSKEMDDEKPMKEVPAEFSNEKVKQAFEEYLAVKDALVRTDASASRKSAENLRNTLNEARPEIAKIAGRMVATENINQQREVFSELTAAMEPVLKEAISSGKIYKQFCPMAFEGKGDFWYSNSEEIRNPYFGDKMLKCGRVEETIM is encoded by the coding sequence ATGAAAATGAAAGTAAGAAGTTTAATAACGATGAGTTTAATTGCAGGAAGTTTAATTCTTTCTTCTTGTGCAGATTCTAAAAAGGAGAAAGAGGAAACTGTTGCTGAAGATCATCATGAAATGAGTCAGGATTCTAAAGAAATGGATGATGAAAAACCAATGAAAGAGGTACCTGCTGAATTTAGTAATGAAAAGGTAAAACAGGCTTTTGAAGAGTATCTGGCTGTAAAAGATGCTCTGGTTAGAACTGATGCTTCAGCTAGCCGAAAGTCAGCAGAAAACTTAAGAAATACCTTAAACGAAGCCAGACCGGAGATCGCTAAAATTGCCGGTAGAATGGTAGCTACAGAGAATATCAATCAGCAAAGAGAGGTCTTTTCAGAATTAACTGCGGCTATGGAGCCGGTACTTAAAGAAGCTATTTCTTCAGGAAAGATCTATAAGCAGTTCTGCCCAATGGCCTTTGAAGGAAAAGGGGATTTCTGGTATTCAAATTCAGAAGAAATTAGAAACCCATATTTTGGAGATAAAATGCTTAAGTGTGGTCGTGTTGAAGAAACCATCATGTAA
- a CDS encoding helix-turn-helix domain-containing protein: MNNYPLHIKNVVCQRCIITVKDILQDLEIPFSKISLGEANLNRELTSIEIHQLQKRFEQVGFEIIQDRNEKLINSIKSVIIEEVYSNDTSNHKLSSILTKELHFDYSHITHVFSESEGQSIQKFYNAVRVERVKELLNYNEWNIAMIADNLGYSTPAYLSTSFKKATGITPSEYKNRHVKDRKSLDSV, translated from the coding sequence TTGAATAATTATCCTCTTCATATCAAGAATGTTGTTTGCCAGCGCTGTATAATAACGGTCAAAGATATTCTCCAGGATCTGGAAATTCCTTTTTCTAAAATTAGCTTAGGAGAGGCAAACCTGAATAGGGAATTAACCAGCATTGAAATTCATCAGCTCCAAAAACGTTTTGAACAGGTTGGATTTGAAATTATTCAGGATCGAAATGAAAAACTAATTAATTCTATCAAATCTGTGATCATAGAGGAGGTCTACTCAAACGATACCTCTAACCATAAACTATCCAGCATTTTAACTAAAGAGTTGCATTTTGATTATAGCCATATTACCCACGTTTTTAGTGAGAGTGAAGGGCAGAGTATTCAGAAATTTTATAATGCAGTTCGTGTAGAACGTGTCAAGGAGTTATTGAATTATAATGAATGGAATATTGCAATGATCGCTGATAATTTAGGATATTCTACCCCCGCATATCTTTCAACTTCTTTTAAAAAGGCTACCGGCATAACTCCCTCAGAGTATAAGAACAGGCATGTAAAAGATAGAAAAAGCCTGGATTCAGTTTAA
- a CDS encoding potassium channel family protein, whose translation MEILLFIGVILYLSIVLDILQTTLSMQGGGWLTSRFSHLFWKLLLIVSGRNGKAKILAHGGYFLLISIVLIWVLLLWGSLVCILYSHPASIIDSTTKVPANFWQITYYSGFTLSTLGMGDYVASTDLWRIVTSIYSFTGLILLTMSVTYFIPVLSAVIDQRKLGIRLSTLGSSPEEIIISGWNGENFEPFIKKVEDISESIIKYSQQHRAYPVIHYFHNNKEKNAIILQLARLYEALIIISDQVKEEIRPEYKEIKPLMIAYENYFEVLTEVTHINPEKHGPPSPGIKKLLEKELIFDNLKDDNFPEDIDYNRRMFKTLVRQDGWSWKLVDIKNS comes from the coding sequence ATGGAAATCTTACTGTTTATAGGGGTAATCCTCTATCTGTCCATTGTGCTTGATATTCTTCAAACTACTTTGTCTATGCAGGGTGGAGGATGGTTGACCAGTAGATTTTCGCATCTCTTCTGGAAACTTTTACTGATAGTTTCCGGAAGAAATGGCAAAGCAAAAATACTGGCTCACGGCGGTTATTTTTTATTGATTTCTATCGTCCTTATTTGGGTGTTATTGTTATGGGGAAGTCTTGTTTGTATTCTTTATTCACATCCAGCATCCATTATTGATAGCACTACAAAAGTACCTGCAAATTTCTGGCAAATTACATATTACAGTGGTTTTACACTATCAACCCTGGGGATGGGTGATTATGTGGCCTCAACAGATTTATGGCGAATAGTGACCAGCATTTATTCTTTTACGGGCCTCATCCTTCTTACCATGTCTGTTACTTATTTTATTCCGGTACTTTCAGCAGTAATAGACCAGCGCAAACTTGGAATTAGATTGAGTACACTTGGCAGCAGTCCCGAAGAAATAATAATTAGTGGATGGAACGGAGAAAATTTTGAACCTTTCATCAAAAAAGTTGAAGATATTTCAGAATCAATAATTAAATACAGTCAGCAGCATCGCGCTTATCCTGTGATCCATTATTTTCATAATAATAAAGAGAAAAATGCGATCATACTTCAGCTGGCGAGACTTTATGAGGCATTGATTATTATTTCAGATCAAGTAAAAGAGGAAATAAGACCGGAGTATAAAGAAATTAAGCCACTGATGATCGCCTACGAAAATTATTTTGAGGTTCTTACTGAAGTCACCCACATAAACCCTGAGAAACATGGGCCTCCATCTCCAGGTATCAAAAAACTTTTAGAAAAAGAACTCATTTTTGATAATTTGAAAGATGATAATTTTCCAGAAGATATTGATTATAACAGAAGAATGTTTAAAACACTTGTCCGGCAGGACGGTTGGAGTTGGAAGTTAGTGGACATAAAAAACTCTTAA